A genomic window from Microvirga sp. TS319 includes:
- a CDS encoding DEAD/DEAH box helicase, which yields MSFAELGLSDKVQQAVAAAGYTEPTPIQAQAIPHVLARKDVLGIAQTGTGKTAAFTLPMLTLLEHGRARARMPRTLILEPTRELAAQVEDNFDKYGINHKLSVALLIGGVSFGDQDAKITRGVDVLIATPGRLLDHFERGKLLLTGVELLVIDEADRMLDMGFIPDIERIVKLVPFTRQTLFFSATMPPEIQRLADAFLHNPVKVEVARAATAAATITQRLVATGRQDWEKRDTLRRLIRNATDLQNAIVFCNRKRDVAVLHRSLQKHGFGAVALHGDMDQHARMAALDSFRTGEMPILVASDVAARGLDIPIVSHVFNYDVPHHAEDYVHRIGRTGRAGRAGHAFTLVSPGDEKSLAAIEKLIGTTIEWDGPTVAELPPSEGSSRRGGRGEERSSRGRKVKVRSGGRQRTGDDETRDEAAPAREAAPRQEPSARRSRPERERQERARPERERPERERPERERSSGRGSQGGNQGRSHRDDDDVPVKGLGDHVPAFLMRPVTIKKS from the coding sequence ATGTCCTTCGCCGAACTCGGACTTAGCGATAAAGTTCAACAGGCTGTTGCCGCTGCCGGATACACCGAGCCGACGCCCATTCAGGCTCAGGCCATTCCTCATGTGCTCGCCCGCAAGGACGTTCTCGGCATCGCCCAGACCGGCACGGGCAAGACGGCAGCCTTCACGTTGCCGATGCTCACGCTGCTCGAGCACGGCCGCGCCCGGGCCCGCATGCCGCGGACGCTGATCCTCGAGCCCACCCGCGAGCTGGCCGCCCAGGTCGAGGACAATTTCGACAAGTACGGCATCAACCACAAGCTTTCCGTGGCTCTGCTGATCGGCGGCGTGTCCTTCGGGGACCAGGACGCCAAGATCACCCGCGGCGTCGACGTGCTGATCGCCACGCCCGGCCGCCTGCTCGACCATTTCGAGCGCGGCAAGCTCCTGCTGACCGGCGTCGAGCTTCTCGTCATCGACGAGGCCGACCGCATGCTCGACATGGGCTTCATCCCGGATATCGAGCGCATCGTGAAGCTCGTGCCGTTCACGCGCCAGACCCTGTTCTTCTCGGCGACCATGCCGCCGGAAATCCAGCGCCTCGCGGATGCCTTCCTGCACAATCCGGTCAAGGTCGAGGTCGCGCGCGCGGCCACCGCGGCGGCGACGATCACCCAGCGCCTCGTGGCGACGGGCCGGCAGGATTGGGAGAAGCGCGACACGCTGCGCCGCCTGATCCGCAACGCGACCGACCTGCAGAACGCCATCGTGTTCTGCAACCGGAAGCGCGATGTGGCGGTGCTTCACCGCTCGCTGCAGAAGCACGGCTTCGGGGCCGTGGCCCTCCATGGCGATATGGATCAGCATGCCCGCATGGCAGCCCTCGACAGTTTCCGAACCGGCGAGATGCCCATTCTGGTGGCGAGCGACGTGGCGGCCCGCGGCCTCGACATTCCCATCGTGAGCCATGTGTTCAATTACGACGTGCCCCACCATGCCGAGGATTACGTCCACCGCATCGGCCGCACGGGCCGCGCCGGTCGCGCCGGTCATGCGTTCACGCTCGTCAGCCCAGGCGACGAGAAGTCCCTGGCCGCGATCGAAAAGCTGATCGGCACCACGATCGAATGGGATGGCCCGACCGTGGCCGAACTGCCGCCTTCCGAAGGATCGTCCCGCCGCGGCGGCCGTGGCGAGGAGCGCAGTTCCCGCGGCCGCAAGGTCAAGGTTCGCTCCGGCGGCCGGCAGCGGACCGGTGACGACGAGACGAGGGACGAAGCCGCGCCCGCGCGGGAAGCGGCTCCTCGCCAGGAGCCGTCCGCGCGCCGGTCGCGCCCCGAGAGGGAGCGCCAGGAGAGAGCCCGTCCAGAAAGAGAGCGCCCGGAGAGGGAGCGCCCCGAGAGGGAACGCTCCTCCGGCAGGGGAAGCCAGGGTGGGAACCAGGGCCGTTCGCACCGCGACGATGACGATGTGCCGGTCAAGGGACTGGGCGACCACGTGCCGGCCTTCCTCATGCGGCCGGTCACGATCAAGAAGTCCTAG
- a CDS encoding TfoX/Sxy family protein, producing MDAEAVRETFQAFGPVGIRRMFGGQGIYREGVMFALESGGELYLKVDDESLGFFRDLGSRAFSYRMKDGRTGVMSYWLMPESALDDPDEAARLARMAFEAALRTKAAAAKKAKKPSSRAGKSRKSPERAL from the coding sequence ATGGATGCCGAGGCCGTCCGCGAGACGTTTCAGGCGTTCGGCCCGGTCGGTATCCGCCGCATGTTCGGCGGGCAGGGGATCTATCGCGAAGGGGTGATGTTCGCCCTCGAGAGCGGCGGCGAACTCTACCTGAAGGTCGACGACGAGAGCCTCGGCTTCTTCCGCGACCTCGGCTCGCGGGCTTTCAGCTACCGGATGAAGGACGGCCGGACGGGAGTCATGAGCTACTGGCTCATGCCGGAATCGGCCCTGGACGACCCCGACGAGGCAGCCCGCCTGGCCCGCATGGCGTTCGAAGCGGCCCTGCGGACGAAAGCGGCGGCTGCGAAGAAGGCGAAAAAGCCGTCTTCGCGTGCCGGGAAATCGAGAAAGAGCCCGGAACGCGCGCTTTAG
- a CDS encoding HesB/IscA family protein, whose translation MALPGFKVVTLTDAAANRVKDIIGKADRPIVGVRVGVKNGGCAGMSYTMEYAESVNPLDEVVEDKGVTVLIDPKAVLFLLGTEMDFQTTRMSSQFVFNNPNQTSACGCGESVAITPATPPALHSAS comes from the coding sequence ATGGCTCTACCCGGTTTCAAGGTCGTCACCTTGACGGACGCGGCGGCAAACCGCGTCAAGGACATCATCGGCAAGGCGGACCGGCCCATCGTGGGCGTCCGCGTGGGCGTGAAGAACGGCGGCTGCGCCGGCATGTCCTACACCATGGAATATGCGGAAAGCGTCAACCCGCTCGACGAAGTGGTCGAGGACAAGGGCGTGACCGTGCTGATCGACCCGAAAGCGGTGCTGTTCCTGCTCGGCACGGAGATGGATTTCCAGACGACCAGGATGTCGTCCCAGTTCGTGTTCAACAATCCCAACCAGACCTCGGCCTGCGGCTGCGGCGAATCCGTCGCGATCACGCCGGCGACGCCGCCCGCGCTCCATAGCGCGAGCTGA
- the ybaL gene encoding YbaL family putative K(+) efflux transporter, giving the protein MPHHMPLISTIVVGLVLAFVLGAIAQRLRISPLVGYLLAGVFVGPFTPGYVADQTLSNQLAEIGVILLMFGVGLHFSLKDLLSVRAIAVPGAIVQIASATLLGMGLAWLMGWSLEGGLVFGLALSVASTVVLLRALQERRLVETERGHIAVGWLIVEDLAMVLTLVLLPAFAKATAGSGADLESIAISLGLTLGKVLAFMAVMLVVGRRVIPWILHYVAHTGSRELFRLSVLAIALGTAFGAAELFGVSFALGAFFAGMVLSESELSHRAASETLPLRDAFAVLFFVSVGMLFDPMILIHNFGPVLATFLIIVVGKSLAAYGIVRLFRHPDTTAITIAASLAQIGEFSFILAGLGVELRLLPSEGRDLILAGAILSILVNPFLFTLLDRWFARREAARPEKATEAEAASAPVEAPVATREPLPKTALADHVVLVGHGRVGKFISGKLAATGTPFLIVETDKTQLTSLPQEGVETLIGNAADPEVAVAANVGEARCLLVAIPDAFESGQVVEQARRLNPDLPIVVRVHSAAQEDHVMKYGATRVVMGEQEIARAMISAVPDAPRAPILASVEDADTIESVTDGAAQEQAGETTLPHVLRPEADADEAGGKTPEPRHAGQHAEEPGR; this is encoded by the coding sequence ATGCCGCATCACATGCCGCTGATATCCACGATCGTCGTCGGCCTCGTCCTGGCCTTCGTTCTCGGCGCCATCGCGCAGCGGCTTCGCATCTCTCCCCTCGTCGGCTATCTCCTGGCCGGCGTTTTCGTCGGGCCCTTCACGCCCGGCTACGTGGCCGACCAGACGCTCTCCAACCAGCTCGCCGAGATCGGCGTGATCCTGCTCATGTTCGGCGTCGGCCTGCATTTTTCCCTGAAGGACCTCCTGTCCGTCCGCGCCATCGCGGTTCCGGGCGCCATCGTCCAGATCGCCAGCGCCACGCTGCTCGGGATGGGGCTCGCCTGGCTGATGGGCTGGAGCCTCGAAGGCGGCCTCGTCTTCGGCCTTGCCCTGTCGGTGGCCAGTACGGTCGTGCTGCTGCGGGCCCTGCAGGAGCGCCGCCTCGTGGAAACCGAGCGTGGCCATATCGCGGTCGGCTGGCTGATCGTCGAGGATCTCGCCATGGTGCTGACCCTGGTGCTGCTCCCGGCCTTCGCCAAGGCGACGGCGGGTTCCGGCGCGGATCTCGAGTCGATCGCCATCTCGCTCGGCCTCACCCTCGGCAAGGTCCTGGCCTTCATGGCGGTCATGCTGGTCGTGGGCCGGCGCGTCATTCCGTGGATCCTGCATTACGTGGCGCATACGGGCTCCCGGGAGCTGTTCCGCCTGTCGGTCCTCGCCATCGCCCTGGGCACGGCCTTCGGGGCGGCCGAGCTGTTCGGAGTGTCCTTCGCCCTCGGCGCCTTCTTCGCCGGCATGGTCCTGAGCGAATCGGAGCTGAGCCATCGCGCCGCCTCCGAAACGCTGCCGCTGCGCGACGCCTTCGCGGTGCTGTTCTTCGTCTCGGTCGGAATGCTGTTCGACCCGATGATCCTGATCCATAATTTCGGGCCGGTGCTCGCCACGTTCCTGATCATCGTGGTCGGCAAGTCGCTGGCCGCCTACGGCATCGTCCGCCTGTTCCGGCATCCCGACACAACGGCGATCACCATCGCGGCGAGCCTTGCCCAGATCGGCGAGTTCTCGTTCATCCTCGCCGGCCTCGGCGTGGAACTCCGATTGCTGCCGAGCGAGGGACGCGATCTCATCCTGGCCGGCGCGATCCTCTCGATTCTGGTGAATCCGTTCCTGTTCACGCTGCTGGACCGCTGGTTCGCCCGACGGGAGGCCGCGAGACCCGAGAAGGCGACCGAGGCCGAAGCCGCATCGGCTCCGGTCGAGGCACCCGTTGCAACGCGAGAGCCGCTTCCGAAAACGGCCCTGGCGGATCATGTGGTCCTCGTCGGCCACGGCCGGGTCGGCAAGTTCATCAGCGGCAAGCTCGCCGCGACCGGAACGCCGTTCCTGATCGTCGAGACCGACAAGACCCAGCTGACGAGCCTGCCGCAGGAGGGTGTCGAAACCCTGATCGGCAATGCGGCCGATCCGGAGGTCGCCGTCGCCGCGAATGTCGGGGAAGCCCGCTGCCTTCTGGTCGCCATTCCGGATGCGTTCGAGAGCGGACAGGTCGTCGAGCAGGCCCGCAGGCTCAACCCGGACCTGCCGATCGTGGTGCGCGTCCATTCCGCCGCCCAGGAAGATCACGTCATGAAATACGGCGCGACCCGGGTGGTGATGGGAGAGCAGGAAATCGCCCGGGCCATGATCTCGGCGGTTCCCGATGCGCCGCGAGCCCCGATCCTCGCGTCCGTCGAGGACGCCGACACGATCGAGAGCGTGACGGATGGGGCTGCGCAGGAGCAGGCCGGCGAGACTACCCTACCGCACGTGCTCCGGCCGGAAGCCGATGCCGATGAGGCGGGCGGGAAGACGCCGGAGCCACGGCACGCCGGCCAGCACGCGGAGGAGCCAGGGCGCTGA
- a CDS encoding FAD-dependent oxidoreductase: MDTPRVPETLQARCCIVGGGPAGIMLGYLLARQGTDVLVLEKHADFLRDFRGDTIHPSTLEIMGELGLLEEFLTRPHQEVQSANLRIGDTLLKLGDFSHLPTHCKFLVFMPQWDFLDFLVGHARSYPGFHLRMRTEAVDLIEEGGRISGVRAMTPDGPLDVTCDLVVAADGRHSVMRQKAGLPVIDIGAPMDVLWLRVSKLPSDPTNLLGHIEAGRMLVMLDRGDYWQCAYLIPKGTFETVRQDGIDAFRRNLASLAPFLGARTEEIRGWDDIRLLTVTVDRLTQWSRPGLLCIGDAAHAMSPIGGVGINLAIQDAVATANLLGPSLKKGTPAPETLALVQKRRELPTRLTQGLQVLIQKRLIDPVLKTTGPVSAPWLLRVLAGVPWLRRLPARLIGIGFRPEHVR, encoded by the coding sequence ATGGACACGCCCCGGGTCCCTGAAACGCTTCAGGCCCGCTGCTGCATCGTCGGCGGCGGACCGGCCGGCATCATGCTGGGCTATCTGCTCGCCCGGCAGGGAACGGATGTCCTCGTCCTCGAAAAGCACGCCGATTTCCTGCGGGACTTTCGCGGCGACACCATTCATCCCTCGACGCTCGAGATCATGGGCGAGCTCGGCCTTCTCGAGGAGTTCCTGACCAGGCCGCATCAGGAGGTGCAGAGCGCCAACCTGAGGATCGGCGACACTTTGCTGAAGCTCGGCGACTTCTCGCATCTGCCGACCCACTGCAAGTTTCTGGTCTTCATGCCGCAATGGGACTTCCTCGATTTCCTGGTCGGGCATGCCCGGTCCTATCCGGGTTTTCACCTGCGCATGCGGACCGAGGCCGTGGACCTGATCGAGGAGGGAGGGCGTATCTCCGGCGTTCGCGCCATGACGCCGGATGGTCCCCTCGACGTGACCTGCGATCTGGTCGTCGCGGCGGACGGGCGGCACTCCGTCATGCGGCAAAAGGCGGGCCTTCCGGTGATCGATATCGGGGCCCCCATGGACGTGCTGTGGTTGCGGGTCTCCAAGCTCCCCAGTGATCCCACCAATCTGCTCGGACATATCGAGGCGGGGCGGATGCTGGTGATGCTCGACCGCGGCGATTATTGGCAATGCGCCTATCTCATCCCCAAGGGGACATTCGAAACCGTCAGACAGGACGGCATCGACGCTTTCCGGCGCAATCTGGCAAGCCTCGCTCCGTTCCTGGGGGCGCGGACCGAGGAGATCCGAGGCTGGGACGACATCCGGCTCCTGACCGTCACGGTCGACCGGCTGACGCAATGGTCCAGGCCGGGTCTTCTCTGCATCGGCGATGCGGCGCACGCCATGTCGCCGATCGGAGGCGTCGGCATCAATCTCGCCATCCAGGACGCGGTCGCGACGGCGAACCTCCTCGGGCCCTCCCTCAAGAAAGGCACCCCCGCGCCGGAGACGCTCGCCCTCGTTCAGAAGAGGCGGGAGCTTCCGACGCGGCTGACGCAAGGGCTGCAGGTGCTCATCCAGAAGCGGCTGATCGATCCCGTTCTCAAGACCACGGGCCCGGTGTCAGCGCCCTGGCTCCTCCGCGTGCTGGCCGGCGTGCCGTGGCTCCGGCGTCTTCCCGCCCGCCTCATCGGCATCGGCTTCCGGCCGGAGCACGTGCGGTAG
- a CDS encoding SUF system Fe-S cluster assembly protein, with protein sequence MNDQTPIQDGPNTPQVSPGAGIPPEELDRMTDEIIAALKTVYDPEIPADIYELGLIYRVDIDDDRNVAIDMTLTAPGCPVAGEMPGWVENAVASVPGVQSVRATIVFDPPWDQSRMSDEARVALDMW encoded by the coding sequence GTGAACGATCAGACCCCCATCCAGGACGGGCCCAATACGCCGCAGGTGTCGCCCGGCGCAGGGATCCCCCCGGAAGAGCTCGACCGCATGACGGACGAGATCATCGCCGCGCTCAAGACCGTCTACGATCCGGAAATCCCGGCGGACATCTACGAGCTCGGCCTGATCTACCGCGTCGATATCGACGACGACCGGAACGTCGCCATCGACATGACCCTTACGGCTCCGGGCTGCCCGGTCGCCGGCGAGATGCCGGGCTGGGTCGAGAACGCCGTGGCCTCCGTGCCGGGCGTGCAGAGCGTCAGGGCCACCATCGTGTTCGATCCCCCGTGGGACCAGAGCCGCATGTCCGACGAGGCGCGCGTCGCCCTCGACATGTGGTAA
- a CDS encoding cysteine desulfurase, whose protein sequence is MNMQIKPYDVETIRAQFPILSQQVYGKPLVYLDNAASAQKPKVVIDAMVNAMETGYSNVHRGLHYMANVATEGFERARETVRAFVNADSVDEIVFTKSATEAYNLVADSFGRMNIGEGDEIILSIMEHHSNIVPWHFLRERKGAVIKWAPVDDEGNFLVEEFEKLFSPRTKIVAITHMSNVLGTATPMKEIIRIAHGHGVPVLVDGAQGAVHLDVDVRDLDADFYVFTGHKVYGPTGIGVLYGKRAFLEKMPPYQGGGEMIREVREDAITYNDPPHRFEAGTPAILEAIGLDAALRFMMELGRENIRAHEEALAAYADERLRAMNSIRIIGQAKGKGPIIAFEMKNAHAHDVATIIDRQGVAVRAGTHCAMPLLTRFGSTSTCRASFGLYNTMEEVDKLVDALQKAETLFA, encoded by the coding sequence ATGAACATGCAAATCAAGCCCTACGACGTCGAAACGATCCGGGCGCAGTTCCCGATCCTGTCGCAGCAGGTCTACGGCAAACCGCTCGTCTATCTCGACAATGCCGCCTCGGCGCAGAAGCCGAAGGTCGTGATCGACGCCATGGTGAACGCCATGGAGACGGGGTACTCCAATGTCCATCGCGGCCTGCATTACATGGCCAACGTGGCGACCGAGGGCTTCGAGCGGGCGCGCGAGACGGTGCGCGCGTTCGTCAATGCGGATTCGGTCGACGAGATCGTCTTCACGAAATCCGCCACGGAAGCCTACAACCTCGTGGCGGATTCCTTCGGCCGCATGAATATCGGGGAGGGGGACGAGATCATCCTCTCCATCATGGAGCATCATTCCAACATCGTGCCCTGGCACTTCCTGCGCGAGCGCAAGGGAGCCGTCATCAAGTGGGCTCCGGTGGACGACGAGGGCAACTTCCTGGTCGAGGAATTCGAGAAGCTCTTCTCTCCCCGCACGAAGATCGTCGCCATCACGCACATGTCCAACGTGCTCGGCACCGCGACGCCCATGAAGGAGATCATCCGCATCGCCCATGGTCATGGGGTTCCGGTCCTTGTGGACGGGGCTCAGGGCGCCGTGCATCTCGATGTGGACGTGCGCGACCTGGATGCCGATTTCTACGTGTTCACCGGCCACAAGGTCTATGGTCCGACGGGCATCGGCGTTCTCTACGGCAAGCGCGCGTTCCTCGAGAAGATGCCGCCCTACCAGGGTGGCGGCGAGATGATCCGCGAGGTGCGCGAGGACGCGATCACCTACAACGATCCGCCGCATCGCTTCGAGGCGGGAACGCCGGCGATCCTCGAGGCCATCGGCCTGGACGCCGCGCTCCGCTTCATGATGGAGCTCGGGCGCGAGAACATCCGCGCCCATGAGGAGGCTCTCGCGGCCTATGCCGACGAGCGCCTGCGCGCCATGAACTCCATTCGCATCATCGGCCAGGCCAAGGGCAAGGGCCCGATCATCGCCTTCGAGATGAAGAACGCCCATGCCCATGACGTCGCGACGATCATCGACCGGCAGGGCGTGGCCGTCCGCGCGGGCACCCATTGCGCCATGCCGCTCTTGACCCGATTCGGCTCCACCTCCACCTGCCGTGCATCATTCGGCCTCTACAACACCATGGAAGAAGTCGATAAACTGGTGGACGCCTTGCAGAAGGCCGAAACCCTGTTTGCCTGA
- the sufD gene encoding Fe-S cluster assembly protein SufD: MADVTLMKTPAETALVQAFESVRTTLPGDAESRAQAFEQFSSRGLPHRRVEEFKYTDLRALLREVAPFAAVPSAEEATAALRDAKAFTGVSALEVPFVNGHFVREAVDFHALPEGIEIVPLREALANGHEWLAKLSPVPWASDNPVYQLNTSFMADGVMVRVAGSVETPVHLRFVTAAGSAVATATRVLVVVEDDASVTLLETHESTDGVNHQPNDVVEMIAGDRSNVQHVRLNAEGDKTLALSTLAAKVGAEAMFNSINVVVGAATSRHQVYAILDGENTHLRVNGASMLKGSQHGDSTLVVEHNALHCESRELFKTVIDNEATGVFQGKIIVPHHAQKTDGRMMSAALLLAEGGSMNNKPELEIFADDVQCAHGATCGQLDEDLLFYLMARGLPRKDAESLLVQAFLGEAIEFVENESAREALVGTVEGWLKARS, from the coding sequence ATGGCCGACGTGACCCTCATGAAGACGCCGGCGGAAACCGCGCTGGTGCAGGCCTTCGAGAGCGTCAGGACGACGCTTCCGGGCGACGCGGAGTCGCGCGCCCAGGCCTTCGAGCAATTCTCGTCGCGCGGGCTTCCGCACCGCCGGGTCGAGGAGTTCAAGTACACGGATCTGCGCGCGCTCCTGCGCGAGGTCGCGCCTTTCGCGGCCGTGCCCTCGGCGGAAGAGGCCACGGCGGCGCTGCGGGACGCGAAGGCGTTTACCGGCGTGAGCGCGCTCGAAGTGCCGTTCGTGAACGGGCATTTCGTGCGTGAGGCCGTCGACTTCCACGCGCTGCCCGAAGGCATCGAGATCGTGCCCCTGCGCGAGGCTCTTGCCAACGGCCACGAATGGCTGGCGAAGCTCAGCCCGGTTCCGTGGGCGAGCGACAACCCGGTCTATCAGCTCAACACCTCGTTCATGGCGGATGGGGTGATGGTCCGCGTTGCCGGCTCGGTCGAGACGCCGGTTCATCTGCGCTTCGTGACGGCTGCCGGTTCCGCGGTCGCCACCGCCACGCGCGTGCTCGTGGTGGTGGAGGACGACGCGTCCGTCACGCTCCTCGAAACCCACGAGAGCACCGACGGCGTGAACCATCAGCCGAACGACGTGGTGGAGATGATCGCGGGCGACCGGTCGAACGTGCAGCACGTTCGCCTCAACGCCGAGGGCGACAAGACGCTCGCCCTGTCGACGCTTGCCGCGAAGGTCGGCGCCGAGGCGATGTTCAACAGCATCAACGTGGTGGTCGGCGCCGCCACGTCGCGCCATCAGGTCTACGCCATTCTCGACGGCGAGAACACGCATCTGCGCGTCAACGGCGCCTCGATGCTGAAAGGTTCGCAGCACGGCGATTCCACCCTGGTGGTCGAGCACAATGCGCTCCATTGCGAGAGCCGCGAGCTGTTCAAGACCGTGATCGACAACGAGGCCACGGGCGTCTTCCAGGGCAAGATCATCGTTCCGCATCACGCCCAGAAGACCGACGGCCGCATGATGTCGGCGGCGCTCCTCCTCGCCGAGGGCGGCTCCATGAACAACAAGCCGGAGCTCGAAATCTTCGCCGACGACGTGCAGTGCGCTCACGGCGCCACCTGCGGCCAGCTCGACGAGGATCTCCTGTTCTACCTCATGGCCCGCGGCCTGCCGCGCAAGGATGCCGAGAGCCTTCTCGTCCAGGCCTTCCTGGGCGAAGCCATCGAGTTCGTGGAGAACGAGAGCGCGCGCGAGGCCCTGGTCGGCACGGTCGAGGGCTGGCTGAAGGCCCGTTCGTAA
- the sufC gene encoding Fe-S cluster assembly ATPase SufC yields MLEIKNLVVQIEDKRILNGLNLTVNKGEVAAIMGPNGSGKSTLSYVVAGKEDYEILDGEILLDGQNLLEMEPDQRAAAGVFLAFQYPLEIPGVGTMTFLKAALNAQRKARGQDELTTPDFIKQVNAAAAKLEMPKDMLKRALNVGFSGGEKKRMEILQMALLQPAFCILDETDSGLDIDALRIVSEGVNSLRSPDRAFLVITHYQRLLNHIVPDTVHVMHGGRIVRTGGKELALELEANGYADYRESEAA; encoded by the coding sequence ATGCTCGAAATCAAGAATCTTGTTGTCCAGATCGAGGACAAGCGCATTCTCAACGGCCTCAACCTCACCGTGAACAAGGGCGAGGTCGCCGCCATCATGGGCCCGAACGGCTCGGGCAAGTCGACCCTGTCCTACGTGGTCGCCGGCAAGGAGGACTACGAGATCCTCGACGGCGAGATCCTGCTCGACGGCCAGAACCTGCTCGAAATGGAGCCGGACCAGCGCGCGGCGGCCGGTGTCTTCCTGGCGTTCCAGTACCCGCTGGAGATCCCCGGCGTCGGCACGATGACCTTCCTGAAGGCCGCCCTCAACGCCCAGCGCAAGGCGCGCGGGCAGGACGAGCTGACGACGCCCGACTTCATCAAGCAGGTGAACGCCGCGGCGGCAAAGCTCGAGATGCCCAAGGACATGCTCAAGCGCGCCCTCAATGTCGGCTTCTCGGGCGGTGAGAAGAAGCGCATGGAGATCCTGCAGATGGCGCTGCTCCAGCCGGCCTTCTGCATTCTGGACGAGACCGATTCCGGCCTCGACATCGACGCGCTGCGCATCGTGTCCGAGGGCGTGAACTCGCTCCGCTCGCCGGATCGCGCGTTCCTGGTCATCACGCACTATCAGCGCCTCCTGAATCACATCGTGCCCGACACCGTCCACGTCATGCATGGCGGACGCATCGTGCGCACCGGCGGCAAGGAGCTCGCGCTCGAGCTCGAGGCCAACGGCTACGCCGATTACCGGGAAAGCGAGGCCGCGTGA
- the sufB gene encoding Fe-S cluster assembly protein SufB, with product MPAVQETIDQVRSIDVEQYKYGFETEVEMEKAPKGLSEDVIRFISGKKGEPEWMLQWRLDAYKRWLTMKEPNWARVSYDKIDYNDIYYYAAPKKNPAPKSLDEVDPEILKTYEKLGIPLREQEVLAGVEPQNRVAVDAVFDSVSVATTFKEELKKAGVIFMPISEAIREYPDLVRQYLGSVVPVTDNFFATLNSAVFTDGSFVYVPPGVRCPMELSTYFRINEKDTGQFERTLIIADKGSYVSYLEGCTAPKRDENQLHAAVVELIALDDAEIKYSTVQNWYPGNAEGKGGIYNFVTKRGDCRGRNSVITWTQVETGSAITWKYPSCILRGDNSRGEFYSIAVSNGMQQVDSGTKMIHLGKNTSSRIISKGIAAGRSENTYRGLVSAHRKATGARNFTNCDSLLIGNECGAHTVPYIESKNATAVFEHEATTSKISEDQMFYCQQRGLSEEEATALIVNGFVKDVLQQLPMEFAVEAQKLISISLEGSVG from the coding sequence ATGCCTGCAGTGCAGGAGACGATCGATCAGGTTCGGTCGATTGACGTCGAGCAGTACAAGTACGGCTTCGAGACCGAGGTCGAGATGGAAAAGGCTCCCAAGGGCCTTTCCGAGGACGTGATCCGCTTCATCTCGGGCAAGAAGGGCGAGCCCGAGTGGATGCTCCAGTGGCGCCTCGACGCCTACAAGCGCTGGCTGACCATGAAGGAGCCGAACTGGGCGCGCGTGTCGTACGACAAGATCGACTACAACGACATCTATTACTACGCCGCACCCAAGAAGAACCCGGCGCCGAAATCCCTCGACGAGGTGGACCCCGAGATTCTCAAGACCTACGAGAAGCTCGGCATTCCGCTGCGCGAGCAGGAGGTCCTGGCCGGCGTCGAGCCGCAGAACCGCGTGGCCGTGGACGCGGTGTTCGATTCCGTCTCGGTGGCGACGACCTTCAAGGAAGAGCTGAAGAAGGCCGGCGTGATCTTCATGCCGATCTCCGAGGCGATCCGCGAATACCCCGACCTCGTGCGCCAGTATCTCGGCTCGGTCGTGCCGGTGACGGACAATTTCTTCGCGACGCTGAACTCGGCGGTCTTCACGGACGGCTCGTTCGTCTACGTGCCGCCGGGCGTGCGCTGCCCGATGGAGCTGTCCACCTATTTCCGCATCAACGAGAAGGATACGGGCCAGTTCGAGCGCACGCTCATCATCGCCGACAAGGGCTCCTACGTCTCCTATCTCGAGGGCTGCACGGCCCCGAAGCGGGACGAGAACCAGCTCCATGCCGCCGTGGTCGAGCTGATCGCCCTCGACGACGCCGAGATCAAGTACTCGACGGTTCAGAACTGGTATCCGGGCAATGCCGAAGGCAAGGGCGGCATCTACAACTTCGTGACAAAGCGCGGCGATTGCCGGGGGCGCAACTCCGTCATCACCTGGACCCAGGTCGAGACCGGTTCCGCGATCACCTGGAAGTATCCGTCCTGCATCCTGCGCGGCGACAACTCACGCGGCGAGTTCTACTCGATCGCCGTGTCGAACGGCATGCAGCAGGTCGATTCCGGCACCAAGATGATCCATCTCGGCAAGAACACCTCGAGCCGGATCATCTCGAAGGGCATCGCGGCCGGCAGGTCCGAGAACACCTATCGCGGCCTGGTTTCGGCTCACCGCAAGGCGACCGGCGCACGCAACTTCACGAATTGCGACTCGCTCCTGATCGGCAACGAGTGCGGCGCCCATACGGTGCCCTACATCGAATCGAAGAACGCCACCGCCGTGTTCGAGCACGAGGCGACGACATCGAAGATCTCGGAGGATCAGATGTTCTATTGCCAGCAGCGCGGCCTCTCCGAAGAGGAGGCGACGGCGCTCATCGTGAACGGCTTCGTGAAGGACGTCCTGCAGCAGCTCCCCATGGAGTTCGCCGTGGAGGCCCAGAAGCTCATCTCGATCTCGCTGGAAGGCTCGGTCGGTTAA